The sequence GCGTGCCGAGCTTGATGTGTTGGCTTTCATTCCGGCCTCCGAGCCAGAATCACCGTACACGGTTTACTTTGAACTAGACTCTATCTCGCGTATAGCTTTTCACATCCACCACGCCATGGGCGGTTACGGACATGATGGTGTAAACGAGTCCCGGCACCATATATTTGCGGTCTTCATCCGAAAGGATGGCTTTGCAATCCGGGTGAGAGTGGTAAAAACCAACGATTTCAAGATTGCTGCTTTCGAGTTCGCGTTCGATGTAGTAAAGATTTAGTGGGTCGATGCGGAAATGGGTAGCTTCTTGTCCGCCTTGAATCTGGTTAGAAGCTTCGCGGATTTCGGTCACTTCGATTTCGCCTTTTTCGGACTTTTTTCCAACCAAAATGCCGCAGCATTCGCACGGGTACGCTTTTTTTGCTGCGGATTCCATTTGTGTTGAAACTATTTTACTAAATTTGGGTTCC is a genomic window of Fibrobacter succinogenes containing:
- a CDS encoding Mov34/MPN/PAD-1 family protein, coding for MEPKFSKIVSTQMESAAKKAYPCECCGILVGKKSEKGEIEVTEIREASNQIQGGQEATHFRIDPLNLYYIERELESSNLEIVGFYHSHPDCKAILSDEDRKYMVPGLVYTIMSVTAHGVVDVKSYTRDRV